A segment of the Bactrocera tryoni isolate S06 unplaced genomic scaffold, CSIRO_BtryS06_freeze2 ctg7180000186510_QRY, whole genome shotgun sequence genome:
CAACTCcaagacaactccaataacatcaaaacggctaattaacggaaatatgtagatttcatgtttttacaaaacttgatatcgattgctttacgtatatgtactaaaaaatcgattctacaccatactataagattgtggaattgctccaagtacactgtcgttGTAGCTATACGAATACTCgttgacaattccaataacatcaaaacggctaattaaccgaaatatgtaaaattcatgtttttacaaaacttgatatcgattgcttaatataatatttgtactaaaaaacgattctactccttaatataagattaagaaatcgctccaaatacactgtcgttatggctgtgcGACAattcattgacaactccaataacttcaaaacggctaattaacagaaatatgtaaaattaatatttttacgctacttgGTATCGATTACTTAtagtgtatgtactaaaaaatcgattctaaaccttaatatatacgattgtgaaattgctccaaatacactgtcgttatggctatacgactactcattgacaactccaataacattaaaacgagttattagcataaatatgtaaagttcatatttttacacaacttgatatagattgcaTAATgtctatgtaccaaaaaatcgattctacacctgaacataaaattgtaaaagtgttccaaatacactgtcattatgggAATACAACAACCctaggacaactccatgacaactccaataacatcaaaacggctaattaacagaaatatgtaaagttcatatttttacgcaacttgataccgattgcttaatgtgtatgtactgaaaaatcgattctacaccttaatataagattgggaaattgctccaaatacactgtcgttatggtgatgcaacaactctatgacaactccaataccatCAAAacgctaattaacagaaatatgtaaagttaatatttttgcacaacttgaaatcgattgcttatataaatatgtaaaatttatgtatttacgcaccttgatatcgattgcttaatgtgtatgttctaaaaaatcgattctaaacttcaatatataagattgcgaaatttctccaaatacaacgtcgttatgggtacacgacaactcattgacaactccaataacatcacaacggctaattaacagaaatatgtaaagttcatatttttacgcaacttgatatcgattgcttatataaatatgtaaagttcatatatttacgcaacttgatatcgattgcttaatgtgtatgtactaaaaatcgaatctacactttaatataagattgtcaaattgctccaaatacactgtcgttatggctatacgacaactcattgacaactccaataacatcagaacggctaattaacataaatatataaagttcatatttttacgaaacttgatatcgattgcttatataaatatgtaaagttcatatatttccgcaagttgatatcgattgcttaatgtgtatgtactgaaaaatcaattctacaccttaatataagattcaaaacggctaacaagcataaatatgtaaagttcatatttttacgcaacttggtatcgattttttaatgtgcatgtaccaaaaaatcgattctacaccttaatataaggttgtgaaattgctccaaatacaatctcgttatggctatatgacaactctaggacaacaccaataacttcaaaacggctaattaacagaaatatgtaaagttcatatttttacgcaacttgatatcgattgcttaatgtgtatgtactaaaaaatcgattcgaaacctcaatatataagattgtgaaatttctccaaatacaacgTGGTTATGggtacacgacaactcattgacaactccaataacatcaaatcggctaattaacagaaatatgtaaagttcatatttttactcaacttgatatcgattgcttaatgtgtatgtattaaaattcgaatctacactttaatatgagattgtcaaATTGCTCCAAGCACACTTTCGATATGGCTATGCAACAACTCtattacaactccaataacttcaaaacggctaattgttttaaatatgtaaagttcatatatttacgcaacttgatatcgatttcttaatgtgtatgtactaaaaaatcgattctacaccttaatataagattgtgaaattgctccaaatacactgtcgttatggcaatacaacaactctaggacaacaccaataacttcaaaacggctaattaatagaaatatgtaaagttcatatttttacgcaacttgatatcgattgcttaatgtgtatgtactatagaatcgattctaaacctcaatatataaaattgtgaaatttctccaaatacaacgtcgttatgggtacacgacaactcattgacaactccaataacatcaaaacggataattaacaaaaatatgtaaagttcgtatttttacgcaacttgatatcgattgcgtatataaatatgtaaagttcatatatttacgcaacttgatatcgattgcttaatgtgtatgtactgaaaagtcaattctacaccttaatataggattgtaaaACTGCTCTAAATACAATCTCGTTATGGCTAcgcgacaactcattgacaactccaataacatcaaaatggctaattaacagaaatatgcgTACGTCTTGTGGGTGGTTGGGTGCGTCGTCGTCGCCGGAGAGGATCGCTGCGTGGTCTAGTACGGGAGTTGGTGTGATTGGCTCGTGTGGGAAATCGATGAAACAGAGTGTGGTGCGGCCTGTGGCAATATTGACAGCCACCGTCAGCCCAGCACTCTATGGTGGCGTGGTCATCTGCCAGGCAGGTCATGCAATGTCCGTGAGCCCTTGCAACCTGTTGTCGTTGAGCGGGCTTCATACTTTGGAAGATGGTGCATCGTTTTAGAACGTGTGGGCGATGGCACAGGCTGCAACAGGGAGGCCCCTGTGGCTCTACTAGCTGCTCTTCTCCTACTTCTCTGACGGCTGCGGCGGATGGCGGGGGGCGCATAACATTGGCCCTTGGAGCGGCAACGGGTGCAGCCGACGCTTTGGGTGCATCGCTTTCGGACCTTACGgtgttggaggtggtttggGTCTCCTCTACGTCCATTTCTAtgggaatataagattgcattaaattgattttatttataatgttatgatgtagttgttgtagctacatatctatacatgtgtatatgtataataagttGATCTTCAACGcgcttgtttgaatttatttttaagtacgGATTATAAAGCGGGTTATTTTCGAATTAGcggaattattttattatttttcgattaattttgagagttattttgcgGTTTTGGTTGAAGTTGTTCTTCGCCGTTTGGAAGAAAACACAGTTTGGTGACTGGTCGAGTTAATATGCCGGTTTGTGTTCGCACATCGACTACTCTTATGTGACCATCTGATCCTCGATGAACCTTTTCAATGCGGCCTAGTCGGCATTCTGTTGGAGGAAGGCATTCGTCCTGTATGATTACGCATTCTCCTGCCTTGGCTTCCTTCTGGGCCGTTTTCTACCGATATCTCTTATGGAGATCTTTGAGATAGTCTTCCTTCCATCTGTGGCTGAATTCGTGATGGAGAATCttgattctttcccatcgatttattaaagtgagtgagtctccttctgtctcaggtatggcGAGAAGAGGAGCTCCTCTGAGGAAATGACCTGGTGTAAGagctgtgaaatcggagggatcttgcgagaggggTGATATGGGTCTTGAATTTAATACGGCTTCGATACGAGTGAGTAgtgtagtaaactcctcataattgaatttatgattaccagccgctttctttaaatgggacttaaagcttttttctgctgattcccaaagtccgcccatgtgtggagaacatggaggtataaattgccaattgaccCCTTGGGGTGCAT
Coding sequences within it:
- the LOC120779336 gene encoding uncharacterized protein LOC120779336; amino-acid sequence: MQSYIPIEMDVEETQTTSNTVRSESDAPKASAAPVAAPRANVMRPPPSAAAVREVGEEQLVEPQGPPCCSLCHRPHVLKRCTIFQSMKPAQRQQVARAHGHCMTCLADDHATIECWADGGCQYCHRPHHTLFHRFPTRANHTNSRTRPRSDPLRRRRRTQPPTRRTHISVN